In Pagrus major chromosome 23, Pma_NU_1.0, the genomic window ATGAACCAGCTTAGACATGAACTGTTCCTCCAGTGTTCTTGGACAAGCAGCAGGCGAGCTCGGTGATCTCCCGTCAGAAGAGGAACGTCGATGGCAGTAACCCACCCACCCTGGAGCAGGTTTGCATGGAGAAAGTGTGCACCTACGAGCAGGCCAGAAGCGTCTTCCAGGACTCGTACCGCACGGTGAGCTCCAGGATTTCACTGTCTTAGCATTACACCATCTTTGTTGATTTGTCTATTTCAGTCTGCAGCTTTAACTGCGCACTTATCACGCATATGCTCTCTTTTCAGGATATCTTCTGGGCCGTCTATGTGGGTAAGTGCTCTGTTAAAATGACTTTCCATCACTGTGCAGTCATTAGCACCACATTACATCGTCTCATAGACTTGTTGTCTGCGCTTAGACGGAGATCAGTGTGCTGAGAAGCCCTGCAAGAACGGAGCCATGTGTTCGGACAGCGTGGGAGGCTACGACTGCGTCTGCAAGTCGGGTTTCTCCGGGGTCCACTGTGAGAAAGGTGAAGCGCGGATGTCGACATCACCGTTGTTAATTCACTTCTCATTTTGGTGTGTGTGATTGCTACAAATTTCACCTCCTGTTTCCACGATGCAGATGAGACTGTGTGCACCCTGGAAAAGAACAAAGGCTGCACACAGTTCTGTAAACCGGGCTACACGTCCTACGAGTGCTCCTGCGCCTGGGGATGGAAGCTCAGTACTTCGGACAGGAATAAGTGTGAGCCTGCAGGTACGTCTGTTTCAAGGTTTCAATTCCAGCTGAATAATTCAATTAGTAAAATGCATTACATGCAATTACACAAAAAGGAGAGAATTATGTCATTTTCTTGACTTTAAACAACAACCCGCATTAGCTTTCTCGCTAAAGTCACCTTCTTATCTGACTTACAAGCGTGAACACACACCTTGTCCTGAACCTTTGCTTGTTGAACGAGCCAAGccccagtttgtgcctctcatgtATTTGCTACTCGCACAATGCTACTTCACATTTCAGTTAGCTTTGtacatgcatttgtttatttatgcagGGTTTTAAACATGTTGATCATCGCCTCGATAGCGAGgttagccagttagctagcctagctggctactaaaataaagaaaatcattgACAAGATTATGAGAAATGAGGCTGAAGCTTTACTGCTCGCTTTCACAGGAGAGTGTAGTCACTTAAATTTTAAGCTAGCTCTTTCAAGCGCAGACTgtacaaaagagcaaaaaaactATCAACAATAAATTTAAGGCAAAATCTAATGAGGTAATAGTAACCATCTCACCTTGTTCTCTCAGTCACAAACCCCTGTGGTAAGGTATCCAGTATGAGTCGGTGGACTGACAGACTTACCAGCAACATGCGCAGCAACTTTGAAGAACTACACTGTGGTTCTTCAGAGTGTCCCTGGCAGgtaggaaaacacacacaaacacatcacaggtCACACAGTAAACCACTTTTTATTGGTAAGTCAGTGATGCAGGGATTCATTGTGCTGTTTGCAGGCTCTCCTGAAGAGTTCAGAGTCCACAGGTTTTTGTAGCGGAGTCATTCTGAAGGAGAACCTGGTCCTGACTTCAGCTCAGTGTGCCAACAAATACACCTCTATCCACGTGGCTGTCGGTGAGTAGACAAAACACACTCCTCTACCTCTGTTACTGCAAATACTAATTAGAGAAACAGCATTTAATGGTGCAACTTTAGGATCTGCTAAATACATCCATGTGGTCAAAATACCCTCTTAAGTATatatacagagaaaaaaataacaattaggAGATCAGGTCTTTAAACAGGACTGTACAAAGGACGCATGGAAGAGTTCGGGTTAGAGATTTGGAGTAAGGTTACCCAAAAAATCAACCGAACAAGTTTCAACTTTTGTTGAAGAGTTTGCTCTTCTGAAGAAAATCATGCAAAATGCCTGTTATCGTTTCTTAGAGCctaaggtgacatcttcaaatgtctcgATTCGTCCTACCAACAGTTCTAATTTCAAAAACATTGAGTTTACTATCACTTAAGTCACAGATGGGCttcaaatcttcacatt contains:
- the proza gene encoding protein Z, vitamin K-dependent plasma glycoprotein a, producing MCSSTTSAALLCLLAGAVAAIQTPQTVFLDKQQASSVISRQKRNVDGSNPPTLEQVCMEKVCTYEQARSVFQDSYRTDIFWAVYVDGDQCAEKPCKNGAMCSDSVGGYDCVCKSGFSGVHCEKDETVCTLEKNKGCTQFCKPGYTSYECSCAWGWKLSTSDRNKCEPAVTNPCGKVSSMSRWTDRLTSNMRSNFEELHCGSSECPWQALLKSSESTGFCSGVILKENLVLTSAQCANKYTSIHVAVGKRTTNYEDGEQTLPVKDKHVHQRYVEGRPEYDLAVLVLGNRINFKRNVIAACLPEKSFAESILMSGEYSPIITGWKEIPQAASFQGPLLLNQLAYDRLPQCLETHPNLMTNKMGCTKPRANADCDMNSGSPLLTLYRDVFFLTGVVSQPTGADCTKGYIFQKVSRYLGWLRPFMGSR